The proteins below are encoded in one region of Tomitella fengzijianii:
- a CDS encoding GNAT family N-acetyltransferase: MALQADSGIVRAGPAHAHELAALAAATFPLACPPGVTAADVRVYVDQNLSAARFTGYLADPERTLLLARDGGGAIAYAMLIHTPPADPAIARLITRFPATEISKFYAAPAAHGTGVGGALMRAVLESCRARGDAGAWLGVNQENARAQRFYRKHGFAVAGTKTLQVGAGVHDDYVMTRAV, translated from the coding sequence ATGGCACTGCAGGCCGATTCCGGAATCGTCCGCGCCGGGCCGGCGCACGCCCACGAATTGGCCGCGCTGGCCGCGGCGACGTTCCCGCTGGCGTGCCCACCGGGCGTCACCGCAGCGGACGTCCGGGTCTACGTCGACCAGAACCTGTCCGCCGCCAGGTTCACCGGATATCTGGCCGACCCGGAACGCACCCTGCTCCTTGCGCGCGACGGCGGCGGCGCCATCGCATACGCGATGCTGATCCACACCCCGCCCGCCGACCCGGCCATCGCCCGGCTCATCACGCGGTTCCCTGCCACGGAGATCAGCAAGTTCTACGCCGCGCCCGCCGCACACGGTACCGGCGTCGGGGGCGCGCTCATGCGGGCCGTGCTGGAGTCATGCCGCGCCCGGGGCGACGCCGGCGCCTGGCTCGGCGTGAACCAGGAGAATGCGCGGGCGCAGCGTTTCTACCGCAAACACGGCTTCGCCGTCGCGGGCACCAAGACGCTGCAGGTCGGCGCGGGCGTGCACGACGACTATGTGATGACACGAGCGGTATAG
- a CDS encoding FAD binding domain-containing protein: protein MIPSAFDYTSPETLDDALRALADAGDDAKIIAGGQSLMPVLRLRMNDPAVVVDLGRIPELRGVRDDGDALAIGAMTTHHDVLHDPLVRRHALLLAEAAATVADAQIRHRGTLGGALAHADPAGDLLAPALALDATMTVAGPRGRREVPAGEFFEDLFTTAVAPDEILVEIRVPKHTGWTGHYEKFNRTAQAWAIVAVAAALEVSDGRISEARVALTNMASVPLRARGVEEALVGRPADAATIREAAAHAGEGTRPTADGNADEQYRTHLAEVLTARAVTAAAGV, encoded by the coding sequence ATGATCCCCTCCGCATTCGACTACACCTCCCCGGAGACGCTGGACGACGCGCTGCGCGCCCTGGCCGACGCCGGCGACGACGCCAAGATCATCGCCGGCGGCCAGAGCCTCATGCCCGTGCTGCGCCTGCGCATGAACGACCCGGCGGTGGTGGTGGACCTGGGGCGCATCCCCGAGCTGCGCGGCGTGCGCGACGACGGCGACGCGCTGGCCATCGGGGCGATGACCACCCACCACGACGTCCTGCACGACCCGCTCGTGCGCCGGCACGCGCTGCTGCTGGCGGAGGCCGCGGCCACCGTCGCGGACGCGCAGATCCGGCACCGCGGAACCCTGGGCGGGGCCCTCGCCCACGCCGACCCGGCCGGCGACCTCCTCGCGCCCGCGCTCGCCCTCGACGCGACGATGACCGTCGCCGGCCCGCGCGGGCGCCGGGAGGTCCCCGCGGGCGAGTTCTTCGAGGATCTGTTCACCACCGCGGTGGCGCCCGACGAGATCCTCGTCGAGATCCGCGTGCCCAAGCACACGGGGTGGACCGGGCACTACGAGAAGTTCAACCGCACCGCGCAGGCCTGGGCGATCGTCGCCGTCGCAGCCGCGCTCGAGGTGTCCGACGGGCGGATCTCCGAGGCCCGGGTGGCGCTGACCAACATGGCGTCCGTCCCCCTGCGTGCACGCGGGGTCGAGGAGGCGCTGGTGGGGCGGCCGGCCGACGCCGCCACGATCCGCGAGGCCGCCGCCCACGCGGGCGAGGGCACCCGCCCCACCGCCGACGGCAACGCCGACGAGCAGTACCGGACGCACCTGGCGGAGGTCCTCACCGCACGAGCGGTGACCGCCGCCGCGGGCGTGTGA
- a CDS encoding xanthine dehydrogenase family protein molybdopterin-binding subunit, translating into MTSVAEPEAHSGEIGRSRPRKEDAHLITGRSRWTANITLPGMLHMAVLRSPLAHARITGIDVSEARDMPGVVAVYTGADLAEEQGSLPCAWPITPDMLTPPAPSLAVGTVNFAGDAVAVVVARSDYEAHDALEAIDVDYEDLPVVLDLDEAAADGAPLVHEDLGTNVCATWTFDSVEAGTGDDVDQAIAEAEDSPDHIVVRRTLHQQRLIPAFMEPRAVVVDPTAEQITMWSATQIPHILKLMLAMTLGLPEHKLRVIAPDVGGGFGGKLQVTPEEVLTLLAARRLGKPVKYAESRSETMQAAHHGRAQVQRLTVAARRDGTLTGLKVDLLADMGGYLRLISPGIPVLGAFMYSGIYKIPAYRFTCRPIFTTKVPTDAYRGAGRPEATFAIERMMSELAFELGMDPLEVREKNWIAHEEFPHTTVAGLTYDTGNYEAATGKARGLFDYDALRREQAERRERGDAVQLGIGVSTFTEMCGLAPSRVLGSLDYGAGGWEHASIRMLPTGKVEVVTGISPHGQGHVTGFSQLVADRLGVPFEDVEIIHGDTQSSPKGLDTYGSRSLTVGGVAVAHAVDKVIAKARPIAAHMMECSEDDLDFADGGFRVRGTDKSVAVTDVALAVFAAHDLPDGVEPNLDSQVTYDPENFSYPHGTHLCAVEVDTDTGRVGLRSYVAVDDVGTVVNPMLVEGQVHGGLAQGIAQALFEEATYDESGTLLSGSFAEYLLPSAADLPSFTTDRTETPATSNILGVKGVGEAGTIASTPAVVNAVLDAVRHLGVKDIDMPCTPMRVWKAIQEGAGAR; encoded by the coding sequence ATGACCTCCGTCGCCGAACCCGAGGCCCACTCCGGCGAGATCGGCCGGTCGCGTCCACGCAAGGAGGACGCGCACCTGATCACCGGGCGCTCGCGCTGGACCGCCAACATCACGCTGCCGGGCATGCTGCACATGGCCGTGCTCCGCAGCCCGCTCGCCCACGCGCGCATCACCGGCATCGACGTCTCCGAGGCGCGCGACATGCCGGGTGTCGTCGCCGTCTACACCGGCGCGGACCTGGCGGAGGAGCAGGGCAGCCTGCCGTGCGCGTGGCCGATCACCCCGGACATGCTCACGCCGCCCGCGCCGTCGCTGGCCGTCGGCACGGTCAACTTCGCCGGTGACGCGGTGGCCGTCGTCGTCGCCCGCAGCGACTACGAGGCGCACGACGCGCTCGAGGCCATCGACGTGGACTACGAGGACCTTCCCGTGGTGCTCGACCTCGACGAGGCCGCGGCGGACGGCGCTCCTCTCGTGCACGAGGACCTCGGTACCAACGTCTGCGCCACGTGGACGTTCGACTCCGTGGAGGCGGGCACCGGCGACGACGTCGACCAGGCCATCGCCGAGGCCGAGGACTCGCCCGACCACATCGTGGTGCGCCGCACCCTGCACCAGCAGCGCCTGATCCCGGCGTTCATGGAGCCGCGGGCCGTCGTCGTCGACCCCACCGCCGAGCAGATCACCATGTGGTCCGCCACGCAGATTCCGCACATCCTGAAGCTGATGCTGGCCATGACGTTGGGCCTGCCCGAACACAAGCTCCGCGTCATCGCCCCCGACGTGGGCGGCGGCTTCGGCGGCAAGCTGCAGGTGACGCCGGAGGAGGTGCTCACGCTGCTCGCCGCCCGGCGCCTGGGCAAGCCGGTCAAGTACGCCGAGTCGCGCAGCGAGACCATGCAGGCCGCACATCACGGTCGCGCGCAGGTCCAGCGGCTCACGGTAGCCGCCCGCCGCGACGGCACGCTCACCGGCCTCAAGGTGGACCTGCTGGCCGACATGGGCGGATATCTGCGGCTGATCTCCCCGGGCATCCCGGTGCTCGGGGCGTTCATGTACAGCGGCATCTACAAGATCCCCGCCTACCGTTTCACCTGCAGGCCGATCTTCACCACCAAGGTCCCCACCGACGCCTACCGGGGCGCCGGCCGCCCGGAGGCCACCTTCGCCATCGAGCGGATGATGTCCGAGCTCGCGTTCGAGCTGGGCATGGACCCGCTGGAGGTGCGCGAGAAAAACTGGATCGCGCACGAAGAGTTCCCCCACACCACGGTCGCGGGACTGACCTACGACACCGGAAACTACGAGGCCGCCACCGGCAAGGCCCGCGGGCTGTTCGACTACGACGCGCTGCGCCGCGAACAGGCGGAGCGGCGGGAACGCGGCGACGCCGTGCAGCTGGGCATCGGGGTATCCACCTTCACGGAGATGTGCGGGCTGGCGCCGTCGCGGGTCCTCGGCTCCCTCGACTACGGCGCCGGCGGCTGGGAGCACGCCTCGATCCGCATGCTGCCCACCGGCAAGGTCGAGGTGGTCACCGGCATCTCCCCGCACGGCCAGGGGCACGTCACCGGCTTCAGCCAGCTCGTGGCGGACCGGCTGGGCGTGCCGTTCGAGGACGTGGAGATCATCCACGGCGACACCCAGTCCTCGCCCAAAGGCCTCGACACCTACGGCTCCCGGTCGCTGACCGTCGGCGGCGTGGCCGTCGCACATGCTGTGGACAAGGTGATCGCGAAGGCACGGCCCATCGCCGCACACATGATGGAGTGCTCCGAGGACGACCTCGACTTCGCCGACGGCGGCTTCCGCGTGCGCGGCACAGACAAGTCGGTGGCGGTGACCGACGTGGCGCTGGCCGTGTTCGCGGCGCACGACCTGCCCGACGGCGTCGAGCCCAACCTCGACTCGCAGGTCACCTACGATCCCGAGAACTTCTCGTATCCGCACGGCACCCACCTGTGCGCCGTCGAGGTGGACACCGACACGGGCAGGGTGGGGCTCCGCTCGTATGTGGCGGTCGACGACGTCGGCACCGTGGTCAACCCGATGCTCGTGGAGGGGCAGGTCCACGGCGGCCTCGCCCAGGGCATCGCGCAGGCGCTGTTCGAGGAGGCGACCTACGACGAGTCCGGCACGCTGCTCAGCGGCTCGTTCGCCGAGTACCTGCTCCCCTCCGCGGCGGACCTCCCCTCGTTCACGACCGACCGCACCGAGACGCCCGCCACCAGCAACATCCTCGGCGTCAAGGGCGTGGGCGAGGCCGGGACCATCGCATCGACTCCGGCGGTGGTCAATGCGGTGCTCGACGCCGTCCGCCACCTCGGGGTCAAGGACATCGACATGCCGTGCACGCCGATGCGTGTGTGGAAGGCCATCCAGGAAGGCGCAGGTGCACGATGA
- the zapE gene encoding cell division protein ZapE, with amino-acid sequence MLQHLVDRNPQVPSDQLVGQLTPPAMFDDVSFASYIPDPAEPSQTEAVQAAEKFASALGDKKGKRGLFGRKGKTTAGSGLYLDGGFGVGKTHLLASVYHAAPSPKAFGTFVELTHVVGALGFNNAVEQLSGHSVLCIDEFELDDPGDTMLISRLLTELSAQGVSIVATSNTLPGQLGEGRFAAQDFLREIRSLSSIFQTIRVDGPDYRHRDLPPAPEPVTSERLHELAEATDGASLDGFDDLCDHLAKLHPSRFKNLVEGVPAVFIDGVHAARDQAVALRLVVLADRLYDAGVPVTVAGARLDEIFTQEMLAGGYRKKYLRATSRLLALSRFSVASAG; translated from the coding sequence ATGCTCCAGCACCTCGTCGACCGCAACCCCCAGGTCCCGTCGGACCAGCTCGTGGGCCAGCTCACGCCGCCGGCGATGTTCGATGACGTCAGCTTCGCCTCGTACATCCCGGACCCGGCGGAGCCGTCGCAGACCGAGGCCGTGCAGGCGGCCGAGAAGTTCGCGAGCGCGCTGGGCGACAAGAAGGGCAAGCGGGGCCTGTTCGGCCGCAAGGGCAAGACGACGGCCGGCTCGGGGCTCTACCTCGACGGCGGCTTCGGAGTCGGCAAGACCCACCTGCTGGCGTCGGTCTACCACGCGGCCCCGTCGCCCAAGGCGTTCGGCACGTTCGTCGAGCTCACCCATGTGGTGGGCGCGCTGGGCTTCAACAACGCGGTCGAGCAGCTCTCGGGGCACAGCGTTCTGTGCATCGACGAGTTCGAGCTGGACGACCCGGGCGACACGATGCTGATTTCGCGCTTGTTGACCGAACTCTCCGCCCAGGGGGTGTCGATCGTCGCCACCTCCAACACGCTGCCCGGCCAGCTGGGGGAGGGGCGTTTCGCCGCCCAGGATTTCCTGCGCGAGATCCGCAGCCTGTCGTCGATCTTCCAGACGATCCGGGTGGACGGGCCCGACTACCGCCACCGCGACCTGCCCCCTGCGCCCGAACCGGTGACCTCGGAGCGCCTGCATGAACTGGCCGAGGCAACGGACGGCGCCAGCCTGGACGGGTTCGACGATCTGTGCGACCACCTGGCCAAGCTGCACCCGTCGCGGTTCAAGAATCTGGTGGAGGGGGTGCCGGCGGTGTTCATCGACGGCGTGCACGCTGCCCGCGACCAGGCGGTGGCGCTGCGGCTGGTGGTCCTCGCGGACCGCCTCTACGACGCGGGGGTCCCGGTCACCGTGGCCGGCGCCCGGCTCGACGAGATCTTCACGCAGGAGATGCTCGCCGGTGGCTATCGCAAGAAGTACCTGCGTGCCACCTCCAGGCTGCTGGCGCTCTCGCGCTTCAGCGTCGCCTCGGCGGGCTGA
- a CDS encoding pyrimidine reductase family protein produces the protein MHRDSNATQFTALDVRADGADGLPRGGAAPAAGRISADGLAALYAYPETTGPWLRMNFITSVDGAVAVDGRSGRLGGPGDRRVFGLLRSLADVIVVGAGTVRTENYGGARIPAAIRRQRAAAGRPETPRIAVVSASARIDAGHRVFHDTAVPPLVLVSASADPARVRALSGAGAEVVVLPERPGSSGMAGGASSAAPRPDVARIAPLLAGRGLPRVLCEGGPNLAGQLLAAGAVDELCLTLAPMLVGGNAPRMAVGPAATPASLSRRHLLADDDGALFTRWTVARDRGER, from the coding sequence GTGCACCGTGACAGTAATGCGACCCAGTTCACAGCCCTGGACGTCCGGGCCGACGGTGCCGACGGCCTCCCGCGCGGCGGCGCGGCACCGGCCGCCGGCCGCATCTCCGCCGACGGGCTGGCCGCGCTGTACGCCTACCCGGAGACGACCGGCCCCTGGTTGCGGATGAACTTCATCACGAGCGTCGACGGCGCCGTGGCCGTCGACGGCCGGTCCGGAAGGCTCGGCGGCCCAGGAGACCGCCGCGTGTTCGGGCTTCTGCGCAGCCTGGCCGATGTCATCGTCGTCGGCGCCGGCACCGTGCGCACCGAGAACTACGGCGGCGCGCGGATCCCCGCCGCGATCCGGCGACAGCGCGCCGCCGCGGGCCGGCCGGAGACGCCTCGCATCGCGGTCGTCAGCGCGTCGGCCCGCATCGACGCGGGGCACCGCGTCTTCCACGACACCGCTGTCCCGCCCCTCGTGCTCGTCTCCGCGTCGGCCGACCCGGCCCGCGTCCGCGCATTGTCGGGGGCGGGCGCGGAGGTCGTGGTGCTCCCGGAGCGCCCCGGCTCGTCCGGCATGGCCGGCGGAGCATCGTCCGCCGCTCCACGGCCCGACGTCGCCCGCATCGCGCCGCTGCTGGCCGGCCGCGGGCTGCCCCGAGTCCTGTGCGAGGGGGGGCCCAACCTGGCGGGCCAGTTGCTCGCCGCAGGCGCGGTGGACGAGCTGTGCCTGACGCTGGCTCCGATGCTGGTCGGGGGCAACGCGCCGCGCATGGCGGTGGGCCCGGCCGCGACGCCCGCGTCGCTGTCCCGCCGGCACCTCCTGGCCGACGACGACGGCGCGTTGTTCACCCGCTGGACCGTGGCCAGGGACCGGGGCGAGCGGTGA
- a CDS encoding glycosyltransferase family 87 protein, whose protein sequence is MPSTDLLLPRTAWTRAAAIKAAMWPIAVFTVLHRVLSLAVQGAHTDDFNPVYDAAWRFWQNLPIYGGDLDTVTPHYLYPPGGTLLLSPLGLVNYEWSRWLFIAANAVAIIIAGYLLLRLFGYGIRSVAAPVLLFAMFFTETVSNTLVFSNVNGIVLLCEVLFITLMVRGHHLWAGVPIGLTIAIKPVLAPILLLPLLKKQWRPFVAAIGIPLILNAAAWPLITDSAEFIKHTLPYLTEARDYFNSALVGAGAYFGVAEPLVWVVRILLGLTVLGSLYLLFRFHRSDELYYLCTGSGVLLTASFLLGSLGQQYYSMLVFPLMMTVVLRNSVVRTWPAWVAAYLFLSFDSWYSSRFIMTGKTIESLRATFGWALLLVVVFTVLLNRYLTARAQGRLDGGIDPLPPRAADTDTAVAPGPARTDSDRRDGRADAARAADRGPDIPGADSGDGPAGAQSITVGT, encoded by the coding sequence GTGCCGTCGACCGATCTCCTCCTGCCCCGCACCGCGTGGACCCGCGCCGCGGCGATCAAGGCCGCCATGTGGCCGATCGCCGTGTTCACCGTGCTCCACCGCGTGCTCTCGCTGGCAGTGCAGGGGGCGCACACCGATGACTTCAACCCCGTCTACGACGCGGCATGGCGGTTCTGGCAGAACCTGCCGATCTACGGCGGCGACCTCGACACCGTCACCCCGCACTACCTGTATCCGCCCGGGGGGACTCTGCTTCTCTCCCCGCTGGGGCTGGTCAACTACGAGTGGTCGCGGTGGCTGTTCATCGCCGCCAACGCCGTGGCGATCATCATCGCCGGCTACCTGCTGCTGCGCCTGTTCGGCTACGGCATCCGGTCCGTGGCCGCACCCGTGCTGCTGTTCGCGATGTTCTTCACCGAGACCGTGTCGAACACGCTCGTCTTCAGCAATGTCAACGGGATCGTCCTGCTGTGCGAGGTCCTGTTCATCACGCTGATGGTGCGCGGGCACCACCTGTGGGCCGGTGTGCCGATAGGCCTGACCATCGCGATCAAGCCGGTGCTGGCGCCGATCCTGCTGCTGCCGCTGCTCAAAAAGCAGTGGCGCCCGTTCGTCGCGGCCATCGGCATCCCGCTGATCCTCAACGCCGCCGCGTGGCCGCTGATCACCGACTCGGCCGAGTTCATCAAGCACACGCTCCCCTACCTCACCGAGGCGCGCGACTACTTCAACAGCGCGCTCGTCGGCGCGGGCGCCTATTTCGGGGTCGCGGAGCCGCTCGTGTGGGTGGTGCGGATCCTGCTGGGACTGACGGTGCTCGGGTCGCTGTACCTGCTCTTCCGGTTCCACCGCTCGGACGAGCTGTACTACCTGTGCACCGGCTCGGGGGTGCTGCTCACGGCGTCGTTCCTGCTGGGGTCGCTGGGTCAGCAGTACTACTCGATGCTCGTCTTCCCGCTCATGATGACCGTGGTGCTGCGCAACTCCGTGGTGCGCACGTGGCCGGCCTGGGTGGCGGCCTACCTGTTCCTCAGCTTCGACAGCTGGTATTCCTCGCGGTTCATCATGACCGGCAAGACCATCGAATCGTTGCGCGCCACCTTCGGCTGGGCGCTGCTGCTGGTGGTCGTCTTCACGGTGCTCCTCAACCGGTACCTCACCGCACGGGCGCAGGGCAGGCTGGACGGCGGCATCGACCCGCTGCCGCCCCGCGCCGCGGATACCGACACCGCCGTCGCGCCCGGCCCCGCACGGACCGACTCCGACCGGCGCGACGGCCGTGCGGACGCAGCGCGCGCGGCGGACCGCGGACCGGATATCCCGGGCGCGGATTCCGGCGATGGCCCGGCGGGTGCACAGAGTATTACCGTGGGGACATGA
- a CDS encoding alpha/beta hydrolase — protein MRRSGKYPLTGIALVGLALSGCAAGPSIPPDYAVAGQAQGSPAEPTTSAPPPPPQAGVPQKEPRWRPCRTDPTAGLPPGPDGLVIECATITGPLDPATSQSDVGIDLTRARTAATPEDAAPLVLMAGSGQSSRSALAGLATGTGGPVVDARPVVAVDRRGTGPSTDPACFADTDAADLTAAGRGGDPVARAQSMMDTVNRVTVSCTDVLRPAVDAFDAVHAASDIDTLRNYWGVDKIDLLTLGDASDAAMAYQANLPGHLARVAMDSPGPFRVDAATTAERRAQSGQAAFARFVSDCTATDCAAGPDPARTLDTLVASAQMGLIRGVSDGSVLTVVRQTLADAALPWDRRVARLGDLIGGAAGGDVDTLRVFADAQAITSGGFVARCSDAPPPATPDQSHTAQTDWADKYPVFGADAAVRMLTCSSWPSHQEPDPPEGFDVPVLLFSGAADTVVGAGAVDSVSAAIARTGSPASTVTWEGVGHGALWGSGCAVDQLSRYLADASIPPGGTACPV, from the coding sequence GTGCGTCGATCAGGCAAGTACCCGTTGACCGGGATCGCCCTCGTGGGGTTGGCGTTGTCGGGGTGCGCGGCGGGTCCGTCGATCCCGCCGGACTACGCGGTCGCCGGCCAGGCCCAGGGGTCGCCCGCCGAGCCGACCACCTCCGCGCCTCCTCCGCCTCCGCAGGCCGGGGTCCCGCAGAAGGAGCCGCGCTGGCGGCCGTGCCGCACCGACCCCACCGCGGGACTGCCGCCGGGGCCGGACGGGCTCGTCATCGAGTGCGCGACCATCACCGGCCCTCTGGACCCGGCCACCTCGCAGTCGGACGTCGGCATCGACCTGACCCGGGCACGCACCGCGGCCACCCCAGAAGATGCGGCCCCGCTGGTCTTGATGGCGGGCAGCGGCCAGTCGTCGCGCAGCGCCCTCGCCGGCCTCGCCACCGGTACGGGCGGCCCGGTGGTGGACGCGCGCCCGGTGGTCGCCGTCGACCGGCGCGGAACGGGCCCGTCGACGGACCCGGCCTGCTTCGCCGACACCGACGCCGCCGACCTCACCGCCGCCGGCCGTGGCGGCGATCCGGTCGCCCGCGCGCAGTCGATGATGGACACCGTCAACCGCGTGACCGTCTCGTGCACCGACGTGCTGCGTCCGGCCGTCGACGCCTTCGACGCCGTGCATGCCGCCTCCGACATCGACACGCTCCGCAACTACTGGGGCGTCGACAAGATCGACCTGCTCACCCTGGGCGACGCATCCGACGCGGCGATGGCCTATCAGGCGAACCTGCCCGGGCACCTGGCACGCGTCGCCATGGACTCGCCCGGCCCGTTCCGCGTCGACGCCGCGACCACCGCCGAGCGCCGGGCCCAGTCCGGCCAGGCCGCGTTCGCCCGCTTCGTCTCCGACTGCACCGCCACGGACTGCGCCGCGGGGCCCGACCCGGCGCGCACGCTGGACACCCTGGTCGCCTCGGCGCAGATGGGCCTCATCCGGGGGGTGAGCGACGGATCGGTGCTCACCGTGGTCCGCCAGACGCTGGCCGACGCCGCGCTGCCCTGGGACCGGCGGGTGGCCAGGCTCGGCGACCTCATCGGCGGGGCGGCCGGCGGCGACGTCGACACGCTGCGCGTCTTCGCCGACGCGCAGGCGATCACCAGCGGCGGATTCGTGGCCCGATGCAGCGACGCCCCGCCCCCCGCCACTCCGGACCAATCGCACACCGCGCAGACCGACTGGGCGGACAAGTACCCCGTGTTCGGCGCAGACGCCGCGGTCCGGATGCTCACCTGCTCGTCCTGGCCCTCCCACCAGGAGCCGGATCCGCCCGAGGGCTTCGACGTGCCGGTTCTGCTGTTCTCCGGCGCCGCCGACACCGTGGTCGGCGCCGGCGCGGTCGATTCGGTGTCGGCGGCGATCGCGCGCACCGGGTCGCCCGCGTCCACCGTGACCTGGGAAGGGGTGGGGCACGGGGCACTGTGGGGATCCGGCTGCGCCGTCGACCAGCTCAGCCGCTACCTCGCCGACGCCTCGATCCCCCCCGGCGGCACGGCCTGCCCGGTCTGA
- a CDS encoding SRPBCC family protein has product MELEHSFTVPASVDDVWQALLDPERVAPCMPGAALTGVEGQTFKGKVKVKLGPVAMQYKGTGEYIETDEATHTVVIKASGKDAKGNGTAAATVTLKLTGDGQRTTGASTTDLTVTGKPAQFGRGMIAEVGGKILEQFAANLGDSLAGSEEPGAAAGGAVDEGAAGAADGGTPGGVGASSGETAASGGGGAGGAAAPLSTADGARPTVRPTAPPPREAEALDLSEFARGAVLKRALPLIGVGAVAALIAIIVLRCRGSDDD; this is encoded by the coding sequence GTGGAACTCGAGCACTCATTCACCGTGCCGGCGTCGGTCGACGACGTCTGGCAGGCGCTGCTCGACCCCGAGCGCGTGGCGCCGTGCATGCCCGGCGCCGCCCTCACCGGGGTGGAAGGCCAGACGTTCAAGGGCAAGGTCAAGGTCAAGCTGGGCCCGGTGGCGATGCAATACAAGGGCACAGGCGAGTACATCGAGACCGACGAGGCCACGCACACCGTGGTGATCAAGGCCTCCGGGAAGGACGCCAAAGGCAACGGGACCGCTGCCGCCACCGTGACTCTGAAACTCACCGGCGACGGGCAGCGGACCACCGGCGCCTCCACCACCGACCTCACCGTCACGGGGAAGCCTGCGCAGTTCGGCCGGGGGATGATCGCGGAGGTGGGCGGCAAGATCCTCGAGCAGTTCGCCGCCAACCTGGGCGACTCCCTCGCCGGCTCGGAGGAGCCGGGCGCTGCGGCCGGAGGCGCCGTCGACGAAGGCGCTGCGGGCGCGGCGGACGGCGGCACCCCGGGCGGCGTGGGGGCCTCCAGCGGCGAAACGGCGGCGTCGGGAGGCGGAGGCGCAGGCGGCGCGGCGGCGCCGCTTTCCACCGCGGACGGCGCGCGGCCCACGGTCCGCCCCACCGCCCCGCCGCCTCGGGAGGCGGAGGCGCTGGACCTGTCCGAGTTCGCCCGCGGCGCGGTGCTCAAGCGCGCCCTGCCGCTGATCGGCGTCGGCGCCGTGGCGGCATTGATCGCGATCATCGTGCTGCGGTGCCGCGGATCGGACGACGACTGA